One window of Trichoderma breve strain T069 chromosome 3, whole genome shotgun sequence genomic DNA carries:
- a CDS encoding PCI domain-containing protein, translating into MPGATINGPQPQLLFVDGSFEDLAREMAEYLKSEDAKQLLSGDKEVPKEEVLSKLVAASSALSTVPEKEFTAASNLMIHLAMQSSDPKKLLPTLCANLSKPVISSPVHGAGLALNALVTIFNLLEPNDPVRARVFMEILKFLKAHSLFDGLRTYLEKLPEWIASWGTDAAMERKIYEDVADVALESGEENTAYEFILKALRTFDGEGVGSEDAQKLSLRALKMAIASNTHYLFQDLRAIPSVQALSDSHPVYSQLLDIFAEQDLEDYNDFNDEHKGWVEEQKLDGEKLYRKMRLLTFASLAAATPSREVEYAKITKALQIPSEEIETWAIDVIRAGLVEGKLSQQRQMFLVHKVTYRVFGQKQYQELATRVDHWRSTLQNVLGVLQQEQANAKAAKAREIQELERKLANASTGGQEGGRRRQPQRERTDNDD; encoded by the exons ATGCCGGGCGCCACGATCAACGGGCCGCAGCCCCAGCTGCTATTTGTCGATGGATCGTTCGAGGATCTTGCCCGGGAGATGGCTGAGTACCTCAAGTCTGAGGATGCCAAGCAGCTCCTGAGCGGCGACAAGGAGGTTCCCAAGGAGGAGGTTCTGTCAAAGCTGGTCGCGGCCTCGAGCGCCCTCAGCACCGTTCCCGAGAAGGAGTTCACTGCCGCCTCGAACCTGATGATCCACCTCGCCATGCAGTCTTCCGACcccaagaagctgctgcccACCCTCTGCGCCAACCTCTCCAAGCCTGTCATCAGCTCGCCCGTCCACGGCGCCGGCCTAGCGCTGAATGCGCTCGTCACCATTTTCAACCTCCTCGAGCCCAATGACCCCGTCCGCGCGCGAGTCTTCATGGAGATCCTCAAGTTCCTCAAGGCACACAGCTTGTTTGATGGCCTGCGGACTtacctggagaagctgccggAGTGGATTGCGTCATGGGGAACCGATGCCGCCATGGAGAGGAAGATTTACGAGGACGTGGCTGATGTTGCCCTCGagtctggagaagaaaa CACTGCCTACGAGTTCATCCTTAAGGCTCTCCGGACCTTTGATGGCGAGGGTGTTGGCTCCGAAGATGCCCAGAAGCTGTCTCTCCGCGCCCTCAAGATGGCCATTGCCTCCAACACCCACTACCTTTTCCAGGACCTTCGCGCTATCCCCAGCGTGCAGGCCCTCAGCGACTCTCACCCCGTCTACTCCCAGCTTCTCGATATCTTTGCCGAGCAGGACCTTGAGGACTACAACGACTTCAACGACGAGCACAAGGGCTGGGttgaggagcagaagctggaCGGCGAGAAGCTGTACCGCAAGATGAGGCTCCTTACCTTTGCCAGCTTGGCTGCCGCTACCCCCAGCCGCGAGGTTGAGTATGCCAAGATCACCAAGGCGCTCCAGATTCCCtcggaggagattgagacaTGGGCCATTGATGTTATCCGAGCTGGTCTCGTAGAGGGCAAGCTGTCACAGCAGCGCCAGATGTTCCTTGTCCACAAGGTCACCTACCGTGTGTTCGGTCAGAAGCAGTACCAGGAGCTGGCCACCCGTGTCGACCACTGGCGATCAACCCTGCAGAACGTCCTCGGAGTTTTGCAGCAGGAGCAGGCCAACGCAAAGGCCGCCAAGGCGCGCGAGAtccaggagctggagcgaAAGCTGGCCAACGCCAGCACCGGAGGCCAGGAGGgcggacgacgaagacagCCACAGCGCGAGAGGACAGATAACGACGACTAA
- a CDS encoding c2 domain-containing protein encodes MSSASHRQSYQPQHGHSNSSKDMGRSRPQSQAQHPVDPDEARSFALRTAYLHYLLQPKAKRKQYVPAPKVPTRTHTSVGQLVQDFVSGTSTSIKLPHNFAAALLDRVGGVLRGSEALPGYSDAAVKRSFAEAYTAFSEKTFRKTIEKERKFEPLVLIFYSAATKAAQKGKAADDESDSWKLLPDRHLAMFVRLAANVMKDLGHDRDRPELMTRLKDLETKLLRNDQDLVSNSTAGTGTTIEVIVPLSYEVKDMPMVQVVASIFGMGLSEVQKELNANRQVWTEEAALKDLKSYQTRLNANLPGTLSSHDFDVEDGFTEWKKSEATHLSQMMMDILTAKPELAKTKTGPIDKSLPSRPGSLYADDQAYADLSRVISDPDSSSFAFDPSISLSSLAIGESSSIRTVDETIYTFTPPNPRAFYKFILQQAMLFDQIHADPNMDYQPLSHKSMDLMNELCVRWRIPQFSRLVVLLEAAANQFIEKEIAPEDLDAVFDMIKSPSQELKKPPHIHQYNAPLTDFDPSRWTMHDFAAYQHTLHILHDALLQELYDLLEGCYEVKPPNIGPVMYLLENHIGQDATFSPRAEVMEDFRKLLAERLAHKATEIYHETMQKQIPERKEEWDFAHVVKLGKAVSKVCDRIRKRYKKTASIMGVDPLSILVYEVFPKFEQDASAIIQIIMQGASEGGEEIDIQDGFELYKELKDIRGIHEEFLPKEPFAFNIEDLLVDFVWRWLHSAETRMTDFVDEAIKQDQFQTVDQVFKLEWANAEHHARFMTSLAKNFSTGIGRYCETVDQQFAKEMDRPSAQELAAQTQTTQEKWMQYAKDAWNNKEKAEPFQFFPESFVKLNNIEYAMQELDKLEKTMNVEACAALLEKKDGPKKKTRKPNKYTFTIKVVEAEDLKACDPSGYSDPYAVFGDEYQKRLHKTRIIHRNLNPRWDESFDITVQGPVNVIATIWDYDTFGDHDYVGRTSLKLDPNHFGDYLPREFWLDLDSQGRLLIRVSMEGERDDIVFHFGKAFRHLKRTERDMVRKITDKLTVQINETLSLETLRSLIGSGGVGASITSLWKKRTSTNTPSTGPTQAQIESALTNLFSYFDDNFAIMKMTLTDATMIAVMTRLWKDVLMTIENLLVPPLSEKPSTQKPLSRRELDIVYHWLEMLFVFFNAKDEHSGEQLGVPAEVLKSPKWHELASLNFFYFEDTSNLIRESERMAAASAQRAQQALQQQNQPQSQSSNRLAVPSSLGASLGGAGSFASMGTIRRGKSIMMSRNLGTMRKAKEAKRREMQADASDDMILRILRMRPEAANYLKERQRQKERQAATAAAALIVRNSVNQGWNSGPAFSGAPFGRNSLLPNRR; translated from the exons ATGTCGTCAGCGTCGCACCGCCAGTCGTACCAGCCTCAACATGGGCACAGCAATAGCAGCAAAGACATGGGAAGATCGCGGCCTCAGTCTCAAGCGCAGCATCCTGTCGACCCCGACGAAGCTCGAAGCTTTGCGCTGCGCACCGCCTATCTGCACTACCTGTTGCAACCCAAAGCCAAACGAAAGCAATATGTCCCGGCTCCGAAGGTGCCCACTCGAACACACACCAGCGTGGGACAGCTCGTGCAAGACTTTGTGTCGGGAACCTCTACGAGCATCAAGCTACCTCATAACTTCGCTGCCGCTCTGCTCGACCGTGTGGGTGGCGTGTTGAGGGGCAGCGAGGCCCTGCCTGGTTACAGCGATGCTGCGGTCAAGAGAAGCTTTGCCGAGGCGTATACGGCCTTCTCCGAGAAGACATTTCGAAAGACAATcgagaaggaaaggaagTTTGAGCCCTTGGTCTTGATCTTCTACTCTGCAGCGACGAAAGCCGCCCAGAAAGGAAAGGCAGCTGACGATGAATCCGACTCCTGGAAGCTACTCCCAGACCGCCACCTGGCCATGTTTGTGAGGCTTGCCGCAAATGTCATGAAAGACCTTGGCCATGACCGAGATCGCCCCGAACTAATGACTAGGCTCAAAGATCTAGAGACCAAGCTTCTTCGAAACGACCAGGACCTGGTTAGCAACAGCACTGCTGGTACGGGTACCACAATCGAAGTGATTGTGCCCCTGAGCTACGAGGTCAAGGACATGCCCATGGTGCAGGTGGTTGCAAGCATTTTTGGAATGGGCCTCTCAGAGGTTCAGAAGGAACTCAACGCAAACCGTCAGGTATGGACAGAAGAGGCCGCTCTCAAAGATCTCAAATCATACCAGACTAGGCTAAATGCCAATCTACCTGGCACGCTGAGCAGTCATGATtttgatgttgaagatggctttACCGAGTGGAAAAAATCCGAGGCTACACATCTCTcacagatgatgatggatatcTTGACTGCCAAGCCAGAGTTggcaaaaaccaaaaccgGTCCCATCGATAAATCGTTGCCGAGTCGACCGGGATCACTTTACGCAGATGATCAGGCATATGCTGATCTGAGCCGTGTGATATCTGACCCAGATTCCTCTTCCTTCGCctttgatccatccatcagccTAAGTTCCTTAGCGATTGGCGAATCAAGCAGTATCAGAACCGTAGATGAAACGATATATACGTTTACACCCCCTAACCCCAGGGCATTTTACAAATTCATTCTTCAGCAAGCAATGCTGTTTGATCAGATCCATGCCGATCCCAACATGGACTACCAGCCGCTGTCACACAAGTCCATGGACCTGATGAATGAACTTTGTGTACGGTGGCGCATCCCGCAGTTCTCGCGACTCGTCGTTCTCCTGGAAGCAGCCGCCAATCAATTCATTGAGAAAGAGATAGCCCCCGAAGACCTTGATGCTGTCTTTGACATGATCAAGTCTCCATCAcaggagctcaagaagccACCCCATATACATCAATACAACGCACCCCTGACCGATTTTGACCCTAGCCGTTGGACGATGCATGATTTTGCCGCTTACCAGCACACTCTTCATATTCTTCACGATGCACTGTTGCAAGAACTTTACGACCTCCTGGAAGGATGCTACGAGGTTAAGCCACCAAACATTGGGCCTGTCATGTACCTTTTAGAGAATCATATTGGCCAAGACGCAACCTTTTCTCCCCGAGCCGAGGTGATGGAAGACTTCAGGAAGCTCCTGGCCGAGCGTCTGGCCCACAAAGCTACGGAAATATACCACGAAACTATGCAGAAACAGATACCAGAGCGAAAGGAAGAATGGGACTTTGCTCACGTTGTCAAACTTGGCAAGGCAGTGTCCAAGGTGTGCGACCGAATTCGAAAGCGATATAAAAAGACTGCTAGCATCATGGGGGTCGATCCGCTGAGCATTTTGGTCTATGAGGTGTTCCCGAAATTTGAACAAGATGCAAGCGCCATCATCCAAATCATTATGCAAGGGGCCAGCGAGGGGGGTGAGGAAATCGACATCCAGGACGGCTTTGAGCTTTACAAGGAGCTGAAGGATATCCGCGGAATTCACGAAGAGTTCCTTCCCAAAGAGCCTTTTGCCTTCAACATTGAAGACTTACTTGTCGACTTTGTGTGGCGCTGGCTACACTCGGCCGAGACTCGGATGACAGATTTTGTGGATGAAGCAATCAAGCAAGATCAGTTCCAA ACAGTAGATCAAGTTTTCAAGCTGGAATGGGCTAATGCAGAGCACCATGCCAGGTTCATGACCTCATTAGCAAAGAACTTTTCCACAGGTATTGGTCGATACTGCGAAACTGTTGACCAGCAGTTTGCAAAGGAAATGGATCGGCCCTCTGCCCAGGAGCTCGCAGCACAAACCCAAACTACCCAGGAGAAGTGGATGCAGTATGCCAAAGACGCATGGAacaacaaggaaaaggctgAACCATTTCAGTTCTTCCCAGAG TCTTTTGTTAAGCTCAACAACATCGAGTATGCCATGCAAGAGCTTGACAAATTAGAAAAGACAATGAATGTCGAGGCTTGTGCGGCTTTGctagaaaagaaagatggaCCTAAGAAGAAGACACGAAAGCCAAACAAGTATACGTTCACCATCAAGGTTGTAGAGGCTGAGGATCTCAAAGCCTGCGATCCGTCAGGCTATAGCGACCCGTACGCAGTCTTTGGTGATGAGTATCAGAAGCGACTTCACAAGACGCGTATCATTCACCGGAACCTAAACCCTCGCTGGGATGAATCCTTTGACATTACAGTCCAGGGACCCGTTAACGTCATTGCGACGATATGGGATTATGATACTTTTGGAGATCACGACTACGTCGGACGAACCTCTCTGAAGCTGGACCCCAACCACTTTGGAGACTATCTCCCCCGAGAGTTCTGGCTGGACCTGGACTCACAAGGCCGCCTGCTGATTAGAGTCAGTATGGAAGGAGAGCGTGATGACATTGTGTTCCACTTTGGAAAAGCTTTCCGCCACCTAAAGCGCACAGAAAGAGACATGGTTCGAAAAATTACGGATAAG CTCACCGTTCAAATTAACGAAACCCTGTCGCTGGAGACTCTTAGGAGCCTTATAGGGTCTGGAGGCGTAGGCGCATCGATTACGAGTCTGTGGAAGAAGCGAACGTCCACCAATACCCCTTCGACAGGGCCTACCCAGGCGCAGATTGAGAGCGCTCTCACCAATCTGTTTTCTTATTTTGATGACAACTTTGCCATTATGAAGATGACCCTAACAGACGCTACAATGATAGCTGTTATGACTCGTCTGTGGAAAGATGTCCTCATGACGATTGAGAATCTTCTCGTCCCACCATTGTCAGAAAAGCCGTCGACCCAAAAGCCTCTCTCGCGAAGAGAGCTCGACATTGTGTATCACTGGCTGGAAAtgcttttcgtcttcttcaatgcCAAGGATGAGCACTCGGGCGAGCAACTCGGAGTTCCCGCCGAAGTACTCAAGTCGCCTAAGTGGCACGAACTGGCCTCGCTGAACTTTTTCTACTTTGAAGATACCAGCAATCTCATTCGGGAATCGGAGCGCATGGCTGCGGCCTCAGCACAGCGAGCTCAGCAAgctttgcagcagcagaatcaGCCGCAGAGTCAGTCGAGTAATAGGCTGGCAGTGCCGTCAAGCTTGGGAGCATCTCTGGGCGGGGCCGGCTCGTTTGCAAGTATGGGCACCATCAGGCGTGGTAAGAGTATCATGATGAGCCGCAATCTGGGCACGATGCGTAAGGCCAAGGAGGCGAAGAGACGCGAGATGCAGGCAGATGCCAGTGACGATATGATCTTACGAATCCTGCGTATGCGTCCCGAAGCGGCAAACTATCTCAAGGAGAGACAGCGTCAGAAGGAACGACAGGCCGCGACGGCAGCTGCAGCGCTCATTGTTAGGAACAGCGTGAACCAAGGCTGGAATTCTGGACCGGCCTTTTCTGGCGCGCCGTTTGGGCGAAACAGCCTTTTGCCTAACAGGAGATGA
- a CDS encoding protein kinase domain-containing protein: MAHRSEKSQLKRPRGSLPEDGTDSKKPRRSDRLAHADPDKTPVSREHQLPSPVTNNATEGSTELPKEHTATPPVAVADELTPRKAPDSLGQSQALSSPPQDTQPLSQFIDRHPAFSDDVVDEIKEGVWGYLVPLDPKYGDKPLVLKKRVSCPLPDTVEAAADGAVQDNNESSAVKEEEAYEKTKVKGVAAGGYLIGRHPECDVVVSEGVVSNRHCLIFAENVGTDTVAVVEDVSSNGTYVNEALVGRNQRRELEDQDEIAVHGKARFVFRYPQSRQTSAFSQQYTLMEKLGKGHFAEVYLCVEKSTGKRYAVKIFTKHPGAKEDKSKTEGLQQEIGVLMGVSHPNVLCLKDTFTERDHVYLVLELAPEGELFNYIVRKQKLSEDESRKLFLQLFQGIKYLHDRNIVHRDIKPENILLVDQNLHVKLADFGLAKIIGEESFTTTLCGTPSYVAPEILADTKNRKYTKAVDIWSLGVVLYICLCGFPPFSDELFSRDFPFTLSQQIKSGRFDYPSPYWDSVGDPALDLIDCMLIVDPERRYTIDQCLKHPWLTAGAPAVNDSTGGLVGGIEGLEVNRRAPVRERTLLATLNSVSIAAEIDGGSKGTPIKVFSKNKHRTANAPHEAGPAHQRAPDEFMEMGGKGDQQLFGDDTGSIYPAGDIATKKKAAGKPNGK; this comes from the exons ATGGCGCACCGAAGCGAAAAGAGCCAATTGAAACGGCCTCGC GGCTCGCTGCCGGAAGATGGTACAGACTCCAAGAAGCCCCGTAGGTCCGACCGCTTGGCCCACGCCGACCCGGACAAGACTCCCGTGTCGCGCGAGCATCAGCTGCCGTCGCCCGTCACAAACAATGCCACCGAGGGCTCGACAGAGCTTCCCAAGGAGCACACAGCGACTCCTCCCGTAGCCGTGGCCGACGAGCTCACTCCCAGGAAGGCTCCCGATAGCTTGGGCCAGAGCCAGGCGCTGTCGTCTCCGCCGCAGGACACGCAGCCGCTCAGCCAGTTCATCGACCGGCACCCGGCTTTCTCTGACGATGTTGTGGACGAGATCAAGGAAGGTGTTTGGGGTTATCTAGTCCCCTTGGACCCTAAATATGGCGACAAGCCTTTGGTGCTCAAAAAACGCGTCTCATGTCCCCTTCCTGATACCGTGGAAGCTGCCGCGGACGGCGCAGTGCAAGACAACAACGAGTCATCGGCCgtgaaggaagaagaggcataTGAGAAGACCAAAGTAAAGGGTGTTGCAGCTGGAGGGTATCTGATTGGACGTCACCCCGAGTGTG ACGTGGTTGTTAGCGAAGGAGTCGTTTCCAACCGACACTGCCTTATTTTCGCGGAAAACGTCGGGACAGATACCGTAGCAGTTGTAGAAGACGTGTCGAGCAATGGAACGTACGTCAACGAGGCTCTCGTCGGGCGCAACCAGCGTCGCGAACTAGAGGACCAAGATGAAATTGCCGTTCACGGCAAGGCAAGATTTGTCTTCAGATATCCCCAGAGCCGGCAAACGAGCGCGTTTTCACAACAGTACACGCTCATGGAAAAGCTCGGAAAGGGCCACTTTGCAGAGGTTTATCTGTGTGTAGAGAAATCAACCGGCAAGCGATATGCCGTCAAGATCTTCACCAAACATCCCGGcgccaaggaggacaagTCTAAGACCGAAGGCCTGCAGCAGGAGATTGGTGTTCTGATGGGCGTCAGCCATCCTAACGTTCTTTGCCTCAAAGATACCTTTACTGAGCGCGACCACGTTTACTTGGTCCTGGAGCTTGCTCCCGAAGGCGAGCTGTTTAACTACATTGtcaggaagcagaagctcagcGAAGACGAGTCGAGGAAACTGTTCCTACAACTCTTCCAAGGCATCAAATATCTG CATGATCGCAATATTGTACACCGAGACATTAAGCCAGAGAATATCCTGCTTGTGGACCAAAACTTGCATGTGAAGCTGGCCGATTTCGGATTGGCAAAGATTATAGGAGAAGAATCATTCACAACGACGCTTTGCGGAACTCCCAGCTATGTCGCCCCGGAAATTCTGGCCGATACTAAGAATCGAAAGTACACCAAAGCCGTTGATATTTGGTCTCTCGGCGTTGTGCTGTACATTTGCCTCTGTGGTTTCCCGCCTTTCTCTGATGAGCTCTTCTCACGAGACTTTCCTTTCACACTCTCTCAGCAAATTAAGAGTGGCCGGTTTGACTATCCATCACCTTACTGGGACTCAGTCGGTGACCCAGCCC TTGACTTGATCGATTGCATGCTAATCGTGGATCCGGAACGTCGCTACACCATCGACCAGTGCCTGAAACACCCATGGCTCACAGCCGGTGCACCAGCTGTAAATGACAGCACCGGAGGGCTCGTGGGTGGTATCGAGGGACTGGAAGTTAACCGCCGAGCCCCTGTTAGAGAGAGAACCCTACTGGCGACACTTAACTCTGTGTCGATTGCTGCTGAGATAGACGGCGGAAGCAAGGGAACTCCTATCAAGGTGTTTTCTAAGAACAAACACCGTACGGCAAATGCACCACATGAAGCCGGGCCGGCACACCAGCGAGCACCTGACGAGTTCATGGAAATGGGCGGCAAGGGAGACCAGCAGCTATTCGGCGATGACACCGGGAGCATCTATCCTGCCGGTGACATTGCTacgaaaaagaaggcagcagGTAAACCAAACGGCAAATAA
- a CDS encoding putative GTPase activating protein for arf domain-containing protein — translation MGNVSSRPDDGSTLYLRDQNRLSITSIVVTNPRKRTSIHITPNAFPASRVSAARPPGDSNPIEFVQDPESSNGNGPPNFLLKLSGDDELIFTFAFVIRQTTQPALSNSPNPDGQTASTDTNISGLTFVYASTSKEVENLVTREFHANPNLHKNDNVALVGDYSTSGSAAVSFEWTWKWKAPSRQEDKGGGWRNSCSFVEYDSRAHRLHTLAAFSYWVSSSYTTPTQPSSPSAPFLLASPPKIRIASAQSVDSRLAAADIDEQPLSPLLTPGEMNLPPIPQTKESAKVDVQCVPRPAEDVTVADDGPVFRATLKALEQKTGNMRAQMKKVLKRAEQVHTSQTEANEAFVAFVDALREASSTNANAVQPALEHYFDKIAREILAYERQNTANLQKIIIDPITKLYQFDIKQAENKKRDFEEESKDYYAYVSRYLGQRQDSVKAKKLAESDSKYQNKRRNFELKRFDYSSFVQDLHGGRKDQEVLSHLTKFADAQTGSFLSTAQKIENLRPQLVALANEVQEADKEYQYQRREREEKRRQLEKSNKTYTEPEQASLGSAATIVANSNSSTAHTSDTELGRAESTGSQLKPSTSSGAVQTTATIPAPVDIGASAIGSPSQSSKFKGIRDLEDQSSLQSNLSQRKEGLLWALNRPGGHVDPRNLNKQGWHKFWIVLDQGKLSEYSNWKQKLDLHMDPIDLRMASVREARNAERRFCFEVITPNFKRVYQATSEEDMNSWILSINNALQSAVEGRSYRDRQATSRGSDSSLKRDIGSVLTGKIQSVHGSHHSHHSNTNSGVPFRRTTVGARPSPVRMPSSSYDEHPDRLLQMLRDNDQGNCYCADCGSDIKVEWVSINLGIILCIECGGIHRSLGTHVSKIRSLTLDIKSFTLDIVEMLLLVGNRVSNMVWEAKLDQTQKLGAQANRERRLRYITAKYVERAFVDPISPTLSRYASADETLLAAIKKNEIQQVLYALALGANPNVVDRMRGTHAVWLALAAADPASPSPIPGQSSTDSENKPVPFPVAELLIQNGAEIPASLPAFPLGRYAQQYYEQKKGKGFTIGGNDTVPSLPTSGSSSADRLLKDKEVRLQKRVSAGGRLARSPIPEK, via the exons ATGGGCAATGTCAGTAGCAGACCCGACGATGGGTCGACTCTATATCTCAGAGACCAGAATCGCT TGAGCATCACCTCGATTGTTGTTACGAACCCGCGGAAGCGCACTTCCATTCACATCACTCCCAACGCATTCCCGGCCAGCAGAGTGAGCGCCGCGCGACCTCCGGGCGACAGCAACCCCATAGAATTTGTCCAG GACCCCGAGTCTTCCAACGGCAATGGACCGCCCAACTTCCTACTCAAGCTaagcggcgatgatgagcttaTATTTACCTTCGCATTTGTTATCCGCCAGACGACGCAGCCCGCGCTATCGAACTCGCCAAATCCCGACGGCCAAACTGCGTCGACCGATACCAACATATCTGGTCTCACCTTTGTCTACGCTTCCACCTCAAAGGAAGTCGAGAACCTAGTCACTCGAGAGTTCCACGCCAATCCCAATTTGCATAAAAATGACAATGTAGCTCTTGTTGGAGATTATTCAACAAGCGGGAGCGCCGCGGTGTCCTTCGAATGGACGTGGAAATGGAAAGCTCCTAGTCGCCAGGAAGACAAAGGCGGTGGCTGGAGGAACTCTTGCAGC TTTGTCGAGTACGATTCACGCGCTCACCGATTGCATACTCTCGCTGCTTTTTCATATTGGGTTTCAA GTTCATACACAACACCAACTCAGCCCAGCTCCCCCTCGGCACCGTTCCTTTTGGCGTCACCACCCAAGATCCGAATTGCTTCAGCTCAATCGGTAGACTCTCGCCTCGCCGCCGCGGATATTGACGAGCAGCCGCTCTCCCCCTTGCTCACCCCTGGAGAGATGAACCTACCCCCTATTCCGCAAACTAAAGAATCTGCAAAGGTAGACGTACAATGCGTTCCCAGGCCAGCCGAAGACGTTACTGTAGCCGACGATGGTCCTGTTTTCCGCGCCACACTGAAAGCACTTGAACAAAAAACCGGAAACATGCGCGCGCAGATGAAAAAGGTGTTAAAGAGAGCAGAACAAGTTCATACATCTCAGACCGAAGCCAACGAAGCATTTGTCGCTTTTGTGGATGCGTTGCGCGAAGCCTCGTCTACGAATGCAAACGCCGTTCAGCCTGCGTTGGAGCACTACTTTGACAAGATTGCTCGAGAAATCCTGGCCTATGAACGCCAAAATACCGCGAATCTTCAGAAAATCATTATCGATCCCATTACCAAATTATATCAATTCGATATTAAGCAAGCAGAAAATAAGAAGCGAGATttcgaggaagagagcaaagattATTATGCCTATGTTTCACGATATCTTGGACAGCGTCAAGACTCAGTCAAGGCTAAGAAGCTTGCTGAAAGCGATTCTAAATATCAAAACAAGCGGCGAAATTTCGAGCTAAAGCGCTTTGACTACTCAAGTTTCGTCCAGGATCTCCATGGTGGTCGCAAAGACCAGGAGGTGTTGTCACATCTGACAAAGTTTGCTGATGCACAGACGGGTTCATTCTTGTCTACAGCGCAAAAGATTGAAAATCTTCGCCCCCAGCTTGTTGCTCTGGCAAACGAGGTCCAGGAGGCCGACAAGGAATATCAATACCAGCGAAGGGAGCGTGAGGAGAAGCGGCGTCAACTAGAAAAGAGCAACAAGACGTACACAGAACCGGAACAAGCCAGCCTCGGCAGCGCCGCAACTATAGTGGCAAACTCTAACAGCAGCACAGCCCATACCTCAGATACGGAGcttggaagagctgaaagcACAGGCTCTCAGCTCAAACCTTCGACCTCGAGCGGCGCTGTGCAAACAACAGCGACTATTCCCGCACCTGTGGATATCGGCGCCTCGGCTATCGGCAGCCCCAGCCAGAGTTCAAAGTTCAAAGGCATCCGTGATCTCGAGGACCAGAGTAGCTTACAATCGAACTTATCACAGAGAAAGGAAGGTCTTCTCTGGGCATTGAACCGGCCAGGCGGGCACGTTGACCCTCGCAACTTGAACAAGCAGGGATGGCACAA ATTTTGGATCGTTCTAGATCAGGGTAAACTGTCCGAATACAGTAATTGGAAGCAGAAGTTGGATCTCCACATGGACCCAATTGACCTCCGCATGGCTTCGGTCCGCGAAGCCAGAAATGCCGAGCGGCGATTTTGTTTCGAGGTTATCACGCCCAATTTTAAGCGTGTGTATCAAGCAACGTCCGAGGAGGATATGAACAGCTGGATTTTGTCCATCAACAATGCGCTGCAAAGCGCTGTGGAGGGCCGATCTTACCGGGACCGGCAGGCAACATCAAGGGGGTCTGATTCTTCTCTTAAGAGGGACATCGGCTCCGTTCTCACTGGCAAGATCCAATCCGTCCATGGCTCCCACCACTCGCATCACTCCAACACAAATAGCGGGGTCCCGTTCCGAAGAACAACGGTTGGCGCACGGCCCAGTCCAGTGCGGATGCCCAGCTCAAGCTACGATGAACATCCAGACAGGCTATTGCAGATGCTGCGGGACAATGACCAAGGAAACTGCTACTGTGCTGACTGCGGCTCGGATATCAAGGTTGAGTGGGTGTCGATCAATTTGGGCATTATTCTTTGCATCGAATGCGGCGGCATCCATCGTTCGTTAGGAACGCACGTCAGCAAGATACGCTCCCTCACTCTGGACATCAAATCCTTTACTCTCGATATTGTCGAAatgctcctcctcgtcggtAACCGAGTGTCCAACATGGTCTGGGAAGCTAAACTTGACCAGACTCAAAAGCTAGGAGCGCAAGCAAACCGCGAGCGACGCTTAAGATACATCACTGCGAAATATGTGGAGCGCGCATTTGTCGATCCTATTTCGCCGACTCTTTCACGATACGCTTCAGCGGACGAGACTTTGTTGGCTGCTATTAAGAAGAACGAGATCCAGCAAGTACTCTACGCTTTGGCGCTGGGGGCAAACCCAAATGTTGTGGATAGGATGCGAGGGACGCACGCTGTGTGGCTAGCGCTTGCGGCCGCAGACCCAGCTTCACCGTCTCCCATTCCTGGTCAAAGCTCAACAGACTCTGAGAACAAGCCAGTGCCTTTCCCCGTAGCCGAACTGCTGATTCAGAATGGCGCGGAAATCCCAGCATCTCTTCCGGCATTCCCGCTCGGAAGGTACGCGCAGCAATATTACGAacagaagaagggcaaaggGTTCACCATTGGCGGCAACGATACGGTGCCCTCGTTAcccaccagcggcagcagctccgcTGATAGGCTTCTGAAAGACAAGGAAGTTCGCCTTCAGAAGCGAGTGAGTGCAGGGGGGAGGCTGGCAAGGTCGCCCATCCCGGAAAAATAG